The following are encoded together in the bacterium genome:
- a CDS encoding multidrug efflux RND transporter permease subunit, with product MNPSRLFIERPVATTLLMVAILLAGGVAYRQLAVSALPQVDYPTIQVVTFYPGASPDVMASSVTAPLERQFGQMPGLTQMTSMSSSGSSLITLQFSLDLSLDVAEQEVQAAINAAFTFLPKDLPTPPVYSKVNPADAPVLTLALTSATLPLPQVEDLADTRLAQKIAELPGVGLVSLSGGQRPAVRIRANPTALAAYGLTLEDLRAAVAAANVNQAKGSFDGPRQSYVIGANDQLLSSADYRPLIIAQRNGAPVRLSDVAEVADDAENLRQAAWMNETPAVIVNIQRQPGANVIEVVDRITRLLPQLQHSLPSAVTLSILTDRTTTIRASVEDVQFELMLSVVLVVAVIFVFLRHLAATAIPAVAVPLSLVGTFGVMYLLGYSLNNLSLMALTIATGFVVDDAIVMIENISRYIEQGRAPRAAALAGAAEIGFTILSLTVSLIAVLIPLLFLGDVVGRLFREFAVTLGVTILISAVVSLTLTPMMCARLLRHTPAAQQGRFYRASEAFFARVIDAYARSLRWVLARQRATLLVAVAVLILTVVLYAIVPKGFFPIQDTGVILGISEGPQSVSFAAMAARQQALAKVILEDPAVASLSSFIGIDGINTTLNSGRLLINLKPLAERGVDATTVIRRLTPRLEAVPGVKLYLQPVQDLTVEDRITRTQFQYSLEGADPEALRRWTPLLVEELRRRPELRDVSSDQQDDGLQALLRIDRDTASRLGITPQYIDDTLYDAFGQRQISTIFTQLNQYRVVLEVAPDFQRPDALDALYLASGSGGQVPLNAVTHLEETTAPLSIAHQGQFPAVTLSFDLAPGAALGDAVRAVEASLETVGVPPSIRGSFQGAAQAFRAALANEPLLILAALVSVYLVLGILYESYIHPVTILSTLPSAGVGAILALMAFGMDLSIIAVIGIILLIGIVKKNAIMMIDFALEAERGGGKSPEDAIYEACLLRFRPIMMTTMAALLGALPLALSRGTGAELRRPLGIAIVGGLLVSQALTLYTTPVVYLAFDRLAARARRVAMPATETP from the coding sequence ATGAACCCGTCGCGCCTCTTCATCGAGCGCCCGGTCGCCACCACGCTGCTGATGGTGGCGATCCTGCTCGCTGGGGGGGTGGCCTACCGCCAGCTCGCGGTGTCGGCGCTGCCGCAGGTCGACTACCCGACGATCCAGGTGGTCACCTTCTATCCGGGCGCCAGCCCGGACGTGATGGCGTCGTCGGTCACCGCGCCGCTCGAGCGTCAGTTCGGCCAGATGCCGGGGCTGACGCAGATGACGTCGATGAGCTCGAGCGGCAGCTCGCTCATCACGCTGCAGTTCAGCCTCGACCTCAGCCTCGACGTCGCCGAGCAGGAGGTGCAGGCCGCCATCAATGCCGCCTTCACCTTCCTGCCCAAGGACCTGCCGACGCCGCCGGTGTACAGCAAGGTGAACCCCGCCGACGCGCCGGTCCTCACCCTGGCGCTGACCTCGGCGACGCTGCCGCTGCCGCAGGTCGAGGACCTCGCCGACACCCGCCTGGCGCAGAAGATCGCCGAGCTGCCGGGCGTCGGCCTGGTCAGCCTCTCCGGCGGCCAGCGCCCCGCCGTGCGCATCCGCGCCAACCCGACCGCGCTCGCCGCCTACGGCCTGACGCTGGAGGACCTGCGCGCCGCGGTCGCCGCCGCCAACGTCAACCAGGCCAAGGGCAGCTTCGACGGCCCGCGCCAGTCGTACGTCATCGGCGCCAACGACCAGCTCCTGTCGAGCGCCGACTACCGGCCGCTGATCATCGCCCAGCGCAACGGCGCGCCGGTGCGGCTCTCCGACGTCGCCGAGGTGGCCGACGACGCCGAGAACCTGCGCCAGGCGGCGTGGATGAACGAGACCCCGGCGGTGATCGTCAACATCCAGCGCCAGCCGGGCGCCAACGTCATCGAGGTGGTGGACCGCATCACCCGCCTGCTGCCGCAGCTTCAGCACAGCCTGCCGTCGGCGGTGACCCTCAGCATCCTCACCGACCGCACCACCACCATCCGCGCCTCGGTCGAGGACGTGCAATTCGAGCTCATGCTCTCGGTGGTGCTGGTGGTGGCGGTGATCTTCGTCTTTCTCCGCCACCTCGCCGCCACCGCCATTCCCGCCGTCGCCGTGCCGCTGTCCCTGGTCGGCACCTTCGGCGTCATGTACCTGCTCGGCTACAGCCTCAACAATCTCTCGTTGATGGCGCTCACCATCGCGACCGGCTTCGTCGTCGACGACGCCATCGTGATGATCGAGAACATCTCCCGCTACATCGAGCAGGGGAGGGCGCCGCGCGCCGCCGCGCTCGCGGGCGCCGCCGAGATCGGCTTCACCATCCTCTCGCTCACCGTGTCGCTGATCGCGGTGCTGATCCCGCTGCTCTTCCTCGGCGACGTCGTCGGCCGCCTGTTCCGCGAGTTCGCCGTCACCCTCGGCGTCACCATCCTCATCTCGGCGGTGGTGTCGCTGACCCTGACGCCGATGATGTGCGCCCGCCTGCTGCGCCACACGCCGGCGGCGCAGCAGGGCCGCTTCTACCGCGCCTCGGAGGCGTTCTTCGCCCGCGTCATCGACGCCTACGCGCGCAGCCTGCGCTGGGTCCTGGCGCGCCAGCGCGCCACCCTGCTGGTCGCCGTGGCGGTGCTGATCCTCACCGTCGTGCTCTACGCGATCGTGCCCAAGGGCTTCTTTCCCATCCAGGACACCGGCGTCATCCTCGGCATCTCGGAAGGGCCGCAGTCGGTGTCCTTCGCCGCCATGGCCGCGCGCCAGCAGGCGCTGGCGAAGGTGATCCTCGAGGATCCCGCCGTCGCCAGCCTGTCGTCGTTCATCGGCATCGACGGCATCAACACCACCCTCAACAGCGGCCGCCTGCTCATCAACCTCAAGCCGCTCGCCGAGCGCGGGGTGGACGCCACCACCGTCATCCGCCGCCTGACGCCGCGGCTCGAGGCGGTGCCGGGCGTCAAGCTCTACCTGCAGCCGGTGCAGGACCTGACGGTCGAGGATCGCATCACCCGCACCCAGTTCCAGTACAGCCTGGAGGGCGCCGACCCCGAGGCGCTGCGGCGCTGGACGCCGCTCCTGGTCGAGGAGCTGCGCCGGCGGCCCGAGCTGCGCGACGTCAGCAGCGACCAGCAGGACGACGGGCTGCAGGCGTTGCTGCGCATCGACCGCGACACCGCCTCGCGCCTCGGCATCACCCCGCAGTACATCGACGATACGCTCTACGACGCTTTCGGCCAGCGCCAGATCTCGACCATCTTCACCCAGCTCAACCAGTACCGGGTGGTGCTCGAGGTCGCCCCCGACTTCCAGCGCCCCGACGCCCTCGACGCGCTGTACCTCGCGAGCGGCAGCGGCGGCCAGGTGCCGCTCAACGCCGTCACCCACCTCGAGGAGACCACCGCGCCGCTGTCGATCGCGCACCAGGGACAGTTCCCGGCGGTGACGCTGTCGTTCGACCTCGCCCCCGGCGCCGCGCTCGGCGACGCGGTGCGCGCGGTCGAGGCGTCACTGGAGACGGTCGGCGTGCCCCCCAGCATCCGCGGCAGCTTCCAGGGCGCCGCCCAGGCCTTCCGCGCCGCGCTCGCCAACGAGCCGCTGCTCATCCTCGCGGCGCTGGTCAGCGTCTACCTGGTGCTCGGGATCCTCTACGAGAGCTACATCCATCCCGTCACCATCCTCTCGACCCTGCCCTCGGCCGGCGTCGGCGCCATCCTGGCGCTGATGGCGTTCGGCATGGACCTCAGCATCATCGCCGTCATCGGCATCATCCTGCTGATCGGCATCGTCAAGAAGAACGCCATCATGATGATCGACTTCGCCCTCGAGGCGGAGCGCGGCGGCGGCAAGTCGCCCGAGGACGCGATCTACGAGGCCTGCCTGCTCCGCTTCCGCCCGATCATGATGACCACCATGGCGGCGCTGCTCGGCGCCCTCCCCCTCGCCCTCAGCCGCGGCACCGGCGCCGAGCTGCGCCGCCCGCTCGGCATCGCCATCGTCGGCGGACTCCTCGTCAGCCAGGCCCTGACGCTCTACACCACCCCCGTCGTCTACCTCGCGTTCGATCGACTGGCGGCCCGTGCACGTCGCGTGGCGATGCCGGCGACGGAAACCCCATGA
- a CDS encoding MdtA/MuxA family multidrug efflux RND transporter periplasmic adaptor subunit: MPNRRLTALLRRRWLLLPALAVLALAAYALAVTRQSAPAAGAPRVAPPAPVVAVAARRGDLPVTLDGIGTVTPLASVTVRSRVDGQLMRVHFEEGQMVQAGDLLAEIDPRPFQVQLEQAQGQLARDQALLANANVDLARYKRLVAEDSIPHQQLDTQQALVRQYQGVVQADQAQVDNAQLQLTYARITAPISGRLGLRLVDPGNMVHAADAGGLVVITQMSPIGVVFTIPEDSLQPVLEKVRAGAELPVEAYDRGKRTLLATGSLLTLDNAVDPSTGTVRLKAQFPNDDGALFPNQFVNARLLLDLRRGVTLVPTAAVQRGSQGPFVYVVKADQTAEVRPVTLGDDDGDDTAIAHGLTPGELVVVDGADALRAGRAVSLRTPTDESPKAGT; this comes from the coding sequence ATGCCGAACCGACGCCTGACCGCTCTTCTCCGCCGCCGCTGGCTGCTGCTGCCGGCGCTGGCCGTGCTGGCGCTCGCCGCCTACGCCCTCGCCGTCACCCGTCAGTCGGCGCCGGCGGCCGGCGCGCCGCGCGTCGCGCCGCCGGCGCCGGTGGTCGCCGTCGCGGCGCGGCGGGGCGATCTGCCGGTGACCCTGGATGGCATCGGCACGGTGACGCCGCTGGCCAGCGTCACCGTCCGCAGCCGCGTCGACGGTCAGCTCATGCGGGTGCACTTCGAGGAAGGGCAGATGGTCCAGGCCGGCGACCTGCTGGCCGAGATCGATCCGCGACCGTTCCAGGTGCAGCTCGAGCAGGCGCAGGGACAACTGGCGCGCGACCAGGCGCTGCTCGCCAACGCCAACGTCGACCTGGCTCGCTACAAGCGCCTGGTCGCCGAGGACTCGATCCCGCATCAGCAGCTCGACACCCAGCAGGCACTGGTGCGGCAGTACCAGGGCGTCGTGCAGGCCGATCAGGCGCAGGTCGACAACGCCCAGTTGCAGCTCACCTATGCGCGCATCACCGCGCCGATCAGCGGTCGGCTCGGCCTGCGCCTGGTCGATCCCGGCAACATGGTGCACGCCGCCGACGCCGGAGGCCTGGTGGTGATCACCCAGATGAGCCCGATCGGCGTCGTCTTCACCATCCCGGAGGACAGCCTGCAGCCGGTGCTCGAGAAGGTGCGCGCCGGCGCCGAGTTGCCGGTGGAGGCGTACGACCGCGGCAAGCGCACGCTGCTCGCCACCGGCAGCTTGCTGACGCTCGACAACGCCGTCGACCCGAGCACCGGCACGGTGCGCCTCAAGGCGCAGTTCCCGAACGATGACGGCGCGCTGTTCCCCAACCAGTTCGTCAACGCCCGCCTGCTCCTCGACCTGCGGCGCGGCGTCACCCTGGTGCCGACCGCCGCCGTGCAGCGCGGCAGCCAGGGCCCCTTCGTCTACGTCGTCAAGGCCGACCAGACGGCCGAGGTACGACCGGTGACGCTCGGCGACGACGACGGCGACGACACCGCGATCGCCCACGGGCTGACGCCGGGCGAGCTGGTCGTGGTCGACGGCGCCGACGCCCTGCGCGCCGGCCGCGCCGTCAGCCTGCGCACGCCCACCGACGAATCGCCGAAGGCGGGCACATGA
- a CDS encoding CerR family C-terminal domain-containing protein: MKQAARSAQTRQRLLAAAAEVFAADGFRNARIQTICRRAGANIAAAHYHFGDKQGLYAAVFEYAEERATRDHPPEEVADGPPDARLRSFVTAFLGRLLDADRPAWFARLLAREMIDPTPALDRLVQHRMRANHRQLADIVRTLVGADAPLETVNLCVLSVVSQCVFYRNCAPIVARLYPELAPAQELQRIADHVTRFSLAAIAGLRGAGGDGKRAPCRTDA, encoded by the coding sequence ATGAAGCAGGCTGCCCGATCGGCGCAGACACGACAGCGTCTGCTCGCGGCGGCGGCGGAGGTCTTCGCCGCCGACGGCTTCCGCAACGCCCGCATCCAGACCATCTGCCGGCGCGCCGGCGCCAACATCGCCGCCGCCCACTACCACTTCGGCGACAAGCAGGGCCTCTACGCGGCGGTGTTCGAGTACGCCGAGGAACGGGCGACTCGCGATCACCCGCCGGAGGAGGTCGCCGACGGGCCACCCGACGCGCGGTTGCGGAGCTTCGTCACCGCCTTCCTGGGTCGCCTGCTCGACGCCGACCGACCGGCGTGGTTCGCGCGCCTGCTGGCGCGCGAGATGATCGACCCGACGCCGGCGCTCGATCGCCTGGTGCAACACCGCATGCGCGCCAATCACCGGCAGCTCGCGGACATCGTCCGCACGCTGGTCGGTGCCGACGCGCCGCTCGAGACGGTCAACCTGTGCGTCCTGAGCGTCGTCTCCCAGTGCGTGTTCTACCGCAACTGCGCGCCGATCGTGGCGCGCCTCTACCCGGAGCTCGCGCCGGCGCAGGAGCTCCAGCGCATCGCCGATCACGTCACCCGCTTCTCGCTGGCGGCGATCGCCGGGCTGCGCGGCGCCGGCGGCGACGGAAAGCGCGCCCCATGCCGAACCGACGCCTGA
- a CDS encoding glucose 1-dehydrogenase, with protein MLIDRFRVDGKVAVVTGAGRGIGQGCALAFAEQGANVVVAARTREQVEATAEQARAHGVQALPVVCDVMQRADLEALVAATMQAFGRADILVNNAGGTPPMEALHTSEAMFEEAFRFNVTSAFLLTRLLVPKMLESAGGGSIVNISSAAGRLVMAGFVAYGTAKAALSFMTRELGREFAPKVRVNAIAVGAVETSALAPFLDDDLRGRMEALTPMRRIGTVEDIAIAALYLASPAAGWVTGKVFEVDGGTEATNWPFEPPTI; from the coding sequence ATGCTGATCGATCGCTTTCGTGTCGATGGCAAGGTCGCCGTGGTCACCGGCGCCGGGCGCGGCATCGGCCAGGGCTGCGCGCTGGCGTTCGCCGAGCAGGGGGCCAACGTGGTGGTAGCGGCGCGCACCCGCGAGCAGGTGGAGGCCACCGCCGAGCAGGCGCGCGCGCACGGCGTGCAGGCGCTGCCGGTGGTCTGCGACGTCATGCAGCGCGCCGACCTCGAGGCGCTGGTCGCCGCCACGATGCAGGCGTTCGGCCGCGCCGACATCCTGGTCAACAATGCCGGCGGCACGCCGCCGATGGAGGCGCTCCACACCAGCGAGGCGATGTTCGAGGAGGCCTTCCGCTTCAACGTCACCTCCGCCTTCCTCCTCACCCGCCTGCTGGTGCCGAAGATGCTCGAGAGCGCCGGCGGCGGCAGCATCGTCAACATCTCCTCGGCCGCCGGGCGCCTGGTGATGGCCGGTTTCGTCGCCTACGGCACCGCCAAGGCGGCGTTGTCGTTCATGACCCGCGAGCTGGGGCGGGAATTCGCGCCCAAGGTGCGGGTGAACGCGATCGCCGTCGGCGCCGTCGAGACCTCGGCCCTGGCGCCGTTCCTCGACGACGACCTGCGCGGCCGGATGGAAGCGCTGACGCCGATGCGGCGCATCGGCACGGTCGAGGACATCGCCATCGCGGCGCTCTACCTGGCATCGCCGGCCGCGGGGTGGGTGACCGGCAAGGTCTTCGAGGTCGACGGCGGCACCGAAGCCACCAACTGGCCCTTCGAGCCGCCGACGATCTGA
- a CDS encoding ATP-dependent Clp protease proteolytic subunit encodes MSPRWRVILIGAAAVVALVLAGAVANIIRSLRALDDALADPVSIAEPVIDQILSSVPANLQLRPDDPMIASRQILVTENINERTAKDVVGRLLYMNSLDPHRPIDLYLSTQGGWVDSAFTIIDAMQLIDAPVNTWAIGGCYSSGALILTAGTGRRYATPNSVLMIHASLDEDTKQSYSYERLALQRYERVWRRRAALPDAWFPMVGGEEYYLSPQEALDFKMIDEIKPLRIRNVAEASPPVPRHRADGR; translated from the coding sequence ATGTCGCCCCGCTGGCGTGTGATCCTCATCGGCGCGGCCGCCGTCGTCGCGCTGGTGCTCGCGGGGGCGGTCGCCAACATCATCCGCTCGTTGCGCGCGCTCGACGACGCGCTCGCCGATCCGGTCTCGATCGCCGAGCCGGTGATCGACCAGATCCTCTCCTCGGTGCCCGCCAACCTGCAGTTGCGGCCCGACGACCCGATGATCGCCAGCCGCCAGATCCTGGTGACCGAGAACATCAACGAGCGCACCGCCAAGGACGTCGTCGGGCGGCTGCTGTACATGAACAGCCTCGATCCGCACCGGCCGATCGACCTCTACCTGTCCACCCAGGGCGGGTGGGTGGACAGCGCCTTCACCATCATCGACGCCATGCAGCTCATCGACGCGCCGGTGAACACCTGGGCGATCGGCGGCTGTTACTCGTCCGGCGCGCTCATCCTCACCGCCGGCACCGGCCGCCGCTACGCGACGCCGAATTCGGTGCTGATGATCCACGCCAGCCTCGACGAGGACACCAAGCAGTCGTACTCGTACGAGCGGCTCGCCCTCCAGCGCTACGAGCGGGTGTGGCGCCGCCGCGCGGCGCTGCCCGATGCCTGGTTCCCGATGGTCGGCGGCGAGGAGTACTACCTCTCGCCGCAGGAGGCGCTCGACTTCAAGATGATCGACGAGATCAAGCCGCTGCGCATCCGCAACGTCGCCGAGGCGTCGCCGCCGGTGCCGCGCCATCGCGCCGACGGGCGCTGA
- a CDS encoding crotonase/enoyl-CoA hydratase family protein, translating to MTDRVRVTIDNGVADVRLNRPEKMNALDRAMFEGLVETGLRLAADRSLRAIVLSGEGRAFCAGLDFASFMAMAGEGGDPGAPLLERRQADSPANLAQHAAWVWTEVPVPVIAALHGVAFGGGLQIALAADLRFATPDVHLSVMEIKWGLIPDMSGTQTLRHLIRLDVAKELTFTGRIVEGREALNLGLVTRLADDPRATALTMAREIAEKSPDAIRAGKRLLNQAPLLGVAEGLALEARLQRGLLGSANQLEAVSANLQKRMPKFGDPA from the coding sequence ATGACCGATCGCGTACGGGTCACCATCGACAACGGCGTCGCCGATGTCCGGCTCAATCGGCCGGAGAAAATGAACGCGCTCGATCGGGCGATGTTCGAGGGGCTGGTGGAAACCGGGCTGCGGCTCGCCGCCGACCGCAGCCTCCGCGCCATCGTGCTCTCCGGCGAGGGACGGGCTTTCTGCGCCGGGCTCGACTTCGCCAGTTTCATGGCGATGGCGGGCGAGGGCGGTGATCCGGGCGCCCCGCTGCTCGAACGTCGGCAGGCCGACAGCCCGGCGAACCTCGCCCAGCACGCGGCGTGGGTGTGGACCGAGGTGCCGGTGCCGGTGATCGCCGCGCTGCACGGCGTGGCGTTCGGCGGCGGCCTGCAGATCGCGCTCGCCGCCGACCTGCGATTCGCGACGCCGGACGTCCACCTCTCGGTGATGGAGATCAAGTGGGGGCTGATCCCGGACATGAGCGGCACGCAGACGCTGCGCCACCTGATCCGGCTCGACGTGGCCAAGGAGCTGACCTTCACCGGCCGCATCGTCGAGGGCCGCGAGGCCTTGAACCTCGGCCTGGTCACCCGCCTGGCCGACGATCCGCGCGCCACCGCGCTGACCATGGCGCGCGAGATCGCCGAGAAATCGCCGGACGCGATCCGCGCCGGCAAGCGCCTGCTGAACCAGGCGCCGCTGCTCGGGGTGGCCGAGGGATTGGCGCTGGAGGCGCGGCTGCAGCGCGGCCTGCTCGGCTCGGCCAACCAGCTCGAGGCGGTCAGCGCCAATCTGCAGAAGCGGATGCCCAAGTTCGGCGATCCGGCCTGA
- a CDS encoding beta-lactamase family protein, with the protein MVQLHGTVHPDFWPVARRLAKQLRGGPGGAAVCVYHRGERVVDIWGGARNAAGDPWREDTLAVSFSTTKGVTSTVLHVLADRGLVDYDEPVATYWPEFAQAGKERITVRHLLSHRAGLYDIRHLIDDAARMRDWEHMTEALARATPALEPGTASAYHGITYGWLVGEVARRITGKRFADVVRDELAAPLELDGLYVGAPPEAAARAAELLVPASGRQRMADLGNRLERAHRVIGRFVRYDLRRVADALLAPGVTDFRWDEAETLAASIPAANGLFTARSLAKLYATLAAGGAFNGTRLLSARTVERATEVQTRGIDLVVPFPMHWRLGYHRAATTAGTPPRGFGHYGFGGSGAWGDPDRQLAMAMVLNSGIGTPFGDLRTAQIGGVVLRCARRRG; encoded by the coding sequence ATGGTGCAGCTCCACGGGACGGTTCACCCCGACTTCTGGCCGGTGGCGCGGCGGCTGGCGAAGCAGCTCCGGGGCGGGCCGGGAGGCGCGGCGGTCTGCGTCTACCACCGCGGCGAGAGGGTGGTGGACATCTGGGGCGGCGCCCGCAACGCGGCGGGCGATCCGTGGCGGGAGGACACCCTGGCGGTGTCGTTCTCGACCACCAAGGGCGTCACCTCCACCGTCCTGCACGTGCTCGCCGACCGCGGCCTGGTCGACTACGACGAGCCGGTCGCCACGTACTGGCCGGAATTCGCCCAGGCGGGCAAGGAACGCATCACCGTCCGCCACCTGCTCTCGCACCGCGCCGGCCTCTACGACATCCGCCACCTCATCGACGACGCCGCGCGCATGCGCGACTGGGAGCACATGACCGAGGCGCTGGCGCGCGCCACGCCGGCGCTCGAGCCCGGCACGGCGAGCGCCTACCACGGCATCACCTACGGCTGGCTGGTCGGCGAGGTGGCGCGGCGCATCACCGGCAAGCGCTTCGCCGACGTCGTCCGCGACGAGCTCGCCGCGCCGCTGGAGCTCGACGGCCTGTACGTCGGGGCGCCGCCCGAGGCCGCGGCGCGCGCCGCCGAGCTGCTGGTGCCCGCGTCCGGCCGCCAGCGCATGGCGGACCTCGGCAACCGCCTCGAGCGCGCGCATCGCGTCATCGGCCGCTTCGTGCGCTACGACCTGCGCCGGGTCGCCGACGCGCTGCTCGCCCCGGGGGTGACCGACTTCCGCTGGGACGAGGCGGAGACGCTGGCGGCGTCGATCCCCGCCGCCAACGGCCTGTTCACCGCCCGCTCGCTGGCCAAGCTCTACGCCACGCTCGCCGCCGGCGGCGCCTTCAACGGCACGCGCCTGCTGTCGGCGCGCACCGTGGAGCGCGCCACCGAGGTGCAGACGCGCGGCATCGACCTCGTCGTCCCCTTCCCCATGCACTGGCGCCTCGGCTATCACCGCGCCGCCACCACCGCCGGCACGCCGCCGCGCGGCTTCGGCCACTACGGCTTCGGCGGCTCCGGCGCCTGGGGCGACCCCGATCGGCAACTGGCGATGGCCATGGTCCTGAACAGCGGCATCGGCACGCCGTTCGGGGACCTGCGCACGGCGCAGATCGGCGGCGTCGTCCTGCGCTGCGCCCGCCGACGCGGGTGA
- a CDS encoding SRPBCC family protein: MQHVEVHHHFRAPIERVWERYTDHASWSDWAGLGRVTVARQGVPAPNGVGCVREFAAGGMGLQEEVLTFEAPRRMTYRIARGGWPLADHAGEVTFAPRDGGTDVTWRCHFRCRAPGLGGLVRIGITRVFRAALRGLERDLG; the protein is encoded by the coding sequence ATGCAGCACGTCGAGGTGCACCATCACTTCCGCGCCCCGATCGAGCGCGTCTGGGAGCGCTACACCGATCATGCGTCGTGGAGCGACTGGGCGGGCCTGGGGCGGGTGACCGTGGCGCGCCAGGGTGTGCCGGCGCCGAACGGCGTCGGATGCGTCCGCGAGTTCGCCGCCGGCGGCATGGGGCTGCAGGAGGAAGTGCTGACCTTCGAGGCGCCGCGCCGCATGACCTACCGGATCGCCCGCGGCGGCTGGCCGCTCGCCGACCACGCCGGCGAGGTGACGTTCGCGCCGCGCGACGGCGGCACCGATGTCACCTGGCGTTGCCACTTCCGCTGCCGCGCGCCCGGGCTCGGCGGCCTGGTGCGCATCGGCATCACCCGCGTCTTCCGCGCCGCCCTGCGCGGGCTCGAGCGCGACCTGGGATGA
- a CDS encoding Na/Pi cotransporter family protein, protein MIRGLLELVGGLGLLLYGLRTASESLQVLFGERLRRRVAAVGGGRRAQFEIGVVAGLVTQSSAAAAVRIVSFVNAGLMTLAQAASVLVGANLGATVSALVLALPAGPIALGLLGLGAALHLFASRESARFAGALAMAAGMLFVAIGWLADGWRALGPQALPLWILQPDVAGPTAYLAAALAAALATAALQSAIAAIGVGIALATAGDLSLAGAATLVIGANVGSCVTVLRAAAPANADGRRAAVLDILLNASTGIALLVLIGPWVHLLAMLPSTAPDGIARPLHLAATHAVFNLLLAVLSLPLLAPLRLLAERLVVSSYRDRPALRYLRQSVVEAPALAIEQARLQVLNMAALTIDALQLTRMLYAEVHTPQAELRRQILEREKATDAIQHEVTVFLARVLTGTLSSAQSDECRALIRAADEIESVADYCERLANYRRRLIREGTAFDDGSLRDLQSYLERTGALFEDVVDRIRRNEVAWLEAVATKGQYLATEADTLREANLHRLTAQRIDPTAGIFFNDMLVAMRRIRNHSLNLAEAMLGQK, encoded by the coding sequence ATGATCCGCGGCCTGCTCGAATTGGTCGGCGGCCTCGGCCTGCTGCTGTACGGCCTGCGCACCGCCTCCGAATCGCTGCAGGTGCTGTTCGGCGAACGGCTGCGCCGGCGCGTCGCCGCGGTGGGCGGCGGCCGCCGGGCGCAGTTCGAGATCGGAGTCGTCGCCGGCCTGGTCACCCAGTCGTCGGCGGCCGCCGCGGTGCGCATCGTCAGCTTCGTCAACGCCGGCCTGATGACCCTCGCCCAGGCGGCGAGCGTGCTCGTCGGCGCCAACCTCGGCGCCACGGTCTCCGCCCTCGTGCTGGCGCTGCCGGCGGGACCGATCGCGCTCGGACTGCTCGGCCTCGGCGCCGCCCTGCACCTCTTCGCCAGCCGCGAATCGGCGCGCTTCGCCGGCGCGCTGGCGATGGCCGCCGGCATGCTGTTCGTCGCCATCGGCTGGCTGGCGGACGGCTGGCGGGCGCTCGGGCCGCAGGCGCTGCCGCTCTGGATCCTGCAGCCGGACGTGGCCGGTCCGACCGCCTACCTCGCCGCCGCCCTGGCGGCGGCGCTGGCGACCGCGGCGCTGCAGTCGGCGATCGCCGCCATCGGGGTCGGCATCGCCCTCGCCACGGCGGGCGATCTCTCGCTGGCGGGGGCGGCGACGCTGGTGATCGGCGCCAACGTCGGAAGCTGCGTGACGGTGCTGCGCGCCGCCGCCCCAGCCAATGCCGACGGCCGCCGCGCGGCCGTCCTCGACATCCTGCTGAACGCATCCACCGGCATCGCGTTGCTCGTCCTCATCGGCCCCTGGGTGCACCTGCTGGCGATGCTGCCGAGCACGGCGCCGGACGGCATTGCCCGGCCGCTGCACCTCGCCGCCACCCACGCGGTCTTCAACCTGCTGCTGGCCGTGCTGTCGCTGCCGCTGCTGGCGCCGCTGCGTCTGCTCGCCGAGCGGCTCGTCGTCTCCTCGTACCGCGACCGCCCGGCGCTCCGCTACCTGCGCCAGAGCGTGGTCGAGGCGCCGGCGCTGGCGATCGAGCAGGCGCGCCTCCAGGTCCTCAACATGGCGGCCCTGACCATCGATGCGCTGCAACTGACGCGCATGCTGTACGCCGAGGTGCACACCCCGCAGGCGGAGCTGCGACGGCAGATTCTGGAGCGCGAGAAGGCCACCGACGCCATCCAGCACGAGGTGACGGTGTTCCTCGCCCGCGTCCTCACCGGCACCCTCAGCTCCGCCCAGAGCGACGAATGCCGGGCCCTGATCCGCGCCGCCGACGAGATCGAGAGCGTCGCCGACTACTGCGAGCGCCTCGCCAACTATCGCCGTCGCCTGATCCGCGAGGGCACGGCGTTCGACGACGGCAGCCTGCGCGACCTGCAGTCCTACCTGGAGCGCACCGGCGCGCTGTTCGAGGACGTCGTCGACCGCATCCGCCGCAACGAGGTCGCATGGCTCGAGGCGGTCGCCACCAAGGGCCAGTACCTGGCGACCGAGGCCGACACGCTGCGCGAGGCCAACCTGCATCGCCTGACCGCCCAGCGCATCGATCCCACGGCCGGCATCTTCTTCAACGACATGCTGGTGGCCATGCGCCGCATCCGCAACCACTCGCTCAATCTGGCCGAGGCGATGCTCGGCCAGAAGTGA